One window of Salegentibacter sp. Hel_I_6 genomic DNA carries:
- a CDS encoding aminotransferase class V-fold PLP-dependent enzyme has translation MENLRKGFPVLEQFTYLNTAASGLLPEAVWEFRQNHDLDFLLGASVFKDKQAKILSETRELTGEVFGCPPSQVALVPNFSYGFNTLLEGFEKPHKALLLKNDYPSLNWSVGSRDFEINYAEINANLERNIAEAFVKQQPDFFAFSMVQYLNGIKIDLDFIRDLKEKYPETLLIADGTQFCGTEQLNFEQSGLDVLICSTYKWLNAGYGNAFMLFKKKLENKISPKTLGFGSFQGKYKAHEGNFIGKFEPGHQDTLNYGSLAEALKLTKKIGINEISSRINSLSKKAKTEFIKLNLLEESVVKRKAHSSIFNLKGDDKLFEYLKSKQIIVSKRGDGIRVSFHYFNTEKELDFLLKELKKFGV, from the coding sequence ATGGAGAATTTAAGAAAAGGCTTTCCGGTTTTAGAACAATTTACTTATCTAAATACAGCTGCCTCGGGCTTATTACCAGAGGCAGTTTGGGAGTTTAGACAAAACCACGACTTAGATTTTCTATTAGGTGCAAGTGTATTTAAAGATAAACAAGCTAAAATTTTAAGCGAAACCCGGGAACTAACCGGGGAAGTTTTTGGCTGTCCCCCTTCCCAGGTAGCTCTGGTTCCTAATTTTTCCTACGGATTTAATACCTTATTGGAAGGATTTGAAAAACCCCATAAAGCATTATTGTTGAAAAATGATTATCCCTCGCTAAACTGGTCCGTAGGATCAAGGGATTTTGAAATTAATTATGCCGAAATTAATGCAAATTTAGAAAGAAATATAGCTGAAGCTTTTGTAAAACAACAACCCGATTTTTTTGCTTTTAGTATGGTGCAATATCTCAACGGTATAAAAATAGACCTGGATTTTATAAGAGATTTAAAAGAAAAATATCCAGAGACTTTGCTTATAGCTGATGGCACCCAATTTTGCGGAACAGAACAATTAAACTTTGAACAAAGCGGTTTGGATGTTCTTATTTGTAGTACTTATAAATGGTTAAATGCCGGTTATGGCAATGCCTTTATGCTCTTTAAAAAAAAATTAGAAAACAAAATCTCGCCTAAAACGTTAGGGTTTGGCTCTTTCCAGGGAAAATATAAAGCCCATGAAGGAAATTTTATAGGGAAATTTGAACCCGGCCACCAGGATACTTTAAATTACGGAAGTTTAGCCGAAGCTTTAAAATTGACTAAAAAAATAGGAATAAATGAAATTTCTTCACGCATTAATTCTTTGAGCAAAAAAGCCAAAACTGAGTTTATAAAATTAAACTTGCTGGAAGAAAGCGTAGTAAAGCGAAAAGCACATTCCTCAATTTTTAATCTAAAAGGAGACGACAAATTATTTGAATATTTAAAAAGCAAACAAATTATAGTCTCCAAACGTGGGGACGGTATAAGAGTAAGTTTTCACTATTTTAATACTGAAAAAGAACTGGATTTTTTATTAAAGGAATTAAAGAAATTCGGTGTTTAA
- a CDS encoding 2TM domain-containing protein has product MFSKKKSTSKLDAEQRELYEHARKRTLQKKRLFQHFIIFLIGAVFLIVLNVVIGYQENFMPLGYNWFVWAILIWAFIFLVHVFNVFVTNKFLGKEWQDKQISKLVQKQKEKIAKMQKQVEKDFPTNAPQKKTTPEPESKSELKAENERFKPKTNDPEKPDQPYNT; this is encoded by the coding sequence ATGTTTTCTAAAAAGAAAAGCACATCAAAACTAGATGCCGAACAGCGTGAACTATACGAACACGCTCGTAAACGCACCTTGCAAAAGAAAAGGTTATTTCAGCATTTTATTATTTTCCTTATCGGTGCCGTTTTCCTCATCGTATTGAATGTGGTAATTGGCTACCAGGAGAATTTTATGCCGCTGGGTTATAATTGGTTTGTATGGGCTATTTTAATTTGGGCTTTTATATTCCTGGTACACGTTTTTAATGTTTTTGTTACCAATAAATTCCTGGGTAAGGAATGGCAGGACAAACAAATCTCGAAACTGGTGCAGAAACAAAAAGAAAAGATCGCTAAAATGCAGAAGCAGGTGGAGAAAGATTTTCCTACAAATGCACCTCAGAAAAAAACTACGCCGGAACCCGAAAGCAAGTCTGAGTTAAAAGCAGAAAACGAGCGATTTAAACCCAAAACTAACGATCCAGAAAAACCGGACCAACCTTACAATACTTAG
- a CDS encoding dihydrofolate reductase → MITMIAAAAENNALGKDQGLVWHLPDDFKRFKRLTTGHNIIMGRKTFETFNKPLPNRTHIVITRKDNYLNKDATVVGSLEKALEFTKTDEQPFIIGGGEIYKIGMDIADKIELTRVHGTFEADTFFPEIDEAKWKLETEEFHPKDEKHEYAFTYLTYVRK, encoded by the coding sequence ATGATTACAATGATTGCCGCCGCTGCGGAAAATAATGCACTGGGAAAAGACCAGGGATTGGTTTGGCACCTGCCAGATGATTTTAAAAGATTTAAAAGATTAACTACCGGGCACAATATTATTATGGGGAGAAAAACCTTTGAAACTTTTAATAAGCCACTTCCCAATCGAACCCACATCGTAATTACCAGGAAAGATAATTACTTAAATAAAGATGCTACCGTGGTGGGATCTTTAGAAAAAGCACTGGAATTTACTAAAACCGATGAGCAGCCTTTTATAATTGGCGGAGGGGAAATTTATAAAATAGGGATGGATATAGCCGATAAAATAGAACTCACCAGGGTACACGGTACTTTTGAAGCTGATACTTTTTTTCCGGAAATTGACGAGGCTAAATGGAAGTTAGAAACTGAAGAATTTCACCCTAAGGACGAAAAACACGAATACGCTTTTACGTACCTTACTTATGTTAGAAAATAA
- a CDS encoding ferritin-like domain-containing protein: MKKLEDLFEHQLKDLYSAESQLVKALPKMVKAANDEKLKKAFEEHLEETREHKKRLEEISKELGFKPTGEECKAMKGLIEEAEAFLKEDAEVDVRDAGLIADAQRVEHYEISGYGTVVRYAKELGHKAIANKLQKTLDEEYNADKSLDKLAEGRINKKAK, encoded by the coding sequence ATGAAGAAGTTAGAAGATTTATTCGAGCACCAGCTAAAAGACCTTTATAGTGCAGAAAGTCAATTGGTAAAAGCTTTACCTAAAATGGTAAAAGCCGCTAATGATGAAAAACTAAAAAAAGCTTTTGAAGAGCATTTAGAAGAAACCAGGGAGCATAAAAAGCGCCTGGAAGAAATTAGCAAGGAACTTGGTTTTAAACCTACAGGTGAAGAATGCAAAGCCATGAAAGGGCTTATCGAAGAAGCTGAAGCTTTTCTAAAAGAGGATGCGGAAGTCGATGTAAGAGATGCAGGACTTATTGCAGACGCTCAACGTGTAGAGCATTATGAAATTTCAGGGTATGGAACTGTAGTGCGTTATGCAAAAGAATTAGGGCATAAAGCGATTGCAAATAAATTACAAAAAACACTGGATGAGGAGTATAATGCAGATAAAAGTCTGGATAAATTAGCAGAAGGCAGAATTAATAAAAAGGCAAAATAA
- a CDS encoding fructosamine kinase family protein, which produces MLENKTLDQIAEENKLTIPKFSRLTGGDINEVFLITSDSGKYVIKLNSAEKFPGMFEAEKAGLQALQEPKVIDVPNVLRVGEIDKTSYLLLEFKESAAKSSNFWADFGKQMAALHKNTSEEFGFHQDNYIGSLPQRNNAKSSAADFYISERLEPQIKLATEKGYDLDIGKSFFSNISAIISDEKPALIHGDLWGGNYLVNANGDPCLIDPATAFAPREMDLAMMKLFGGFDKELFEVYQEEFPLVSGLEERIPLWQLYYLLVHLNLFGAGYRPQVASIIKQFS; this is translated from the coding sequence ATGTTAGAAAATAAAACGCTTGACCAAATAGCTGAAGAGAATAAACTCACAATCCCAAAATTTAGCCGACTTACCGGCGGGGATATTAATGAGGTCTTTCTTATTACTTCCGATTCTGGTAAATATGTGATAAAATTAAATTCTGCTGAAAAATTTCCGGGAATGTTCGAAGCAGAAAAGGCCGGTTTGCAAGCGCTTCAAGAACCAAAAGTAATTGATGTTCCAAATGTTTTGAGAGTTGGTGAAATTGATAAAACTTCATATTTACTTTTAGAATTTAAAGAAAGTGCCGCTAAATCTTCCAATTTCTGGGCAGACTTTGGAAAACAAATGGCTGCTTTGCATAAAAATACTTCAGAAGAATTCGGATTTCATCAGGATAATTATATTGGTAGTCTTCCGCAGCGAAATAATGCTAAATCTTCAGCAGCAGATTTTTATATTTCAGAACGCCTGGAACCACAAATAAAACTCGCCACTGAAAAGGGATATGATCTTGACATTGGAAAATCTTTTTTCAGTAATATTTCAGCGATAATATCAGATGAGAAACCGGCGCTAATTCACGGTGATCTTTGGGGCGGTAATTATTTGGTAAATGCAAATGGTGACCCATGCCTAATAGATCCTGCTACAGCTTTTGCTCCCCGCGAGATGGATCTTGCAATGATGAAATTGTTTGGCGGTTTTGACAAAGAACTTTTCGAAGTTTATCAAGAGGAATTTCCTTTAGTGTCCGGGTTAGAGGAGCGAATTCCGCTATGGCAACTTTATTACTTATTGGTTCATCTCAATCTATTTGGTGCAGGTTATAGACCTCAAGTTGCCAGTATTATTAAGCAATTCAGCTAA
- a CDS encoding deoxynucleoside kinase: protein MHVAIAGNIGAGKTTLTKLLAKHYNWEAQYEDVLENPYLEDFYNKMERWSFNLQIYFLNSRFRQILQIRESGKKIIQDRTIYEDAHIFAPNLHAMGLMTNRDFKNYSSLFDLMESVVQGPDLLIYLRSSIPNLVSQIHKRGRDYENSISIDYLSRLNERYEAWVHNYSKGNLLIIDVDNINFVDNPEDLGDIINRINAEIHGLF from the coding sequence ATGCACGTAGCGATTGCAGGGAATATAGGAGCTGGCAAAACCACGCTTACTAAATTATTAGCAAAACATTACAACTGGGAAGCGCAATATGAAGATGTATTGGAAAACCCCTATCTAGAGGATTTCTATAATAAAATGGAGCGTTGGTCTTTTAATCTCCAGATTTACTTCCTAAATAGCCGGTTTAGGCAAATACTCCAAATTCGTGAAAGCGGAAAAAAAATTATCCAGGACAGGACTATTTATGAAGATGCTCATATTTTTGCCCCTAACCTTCATGCGATGGGTTTAATGACGAATCGTGATTTTAAGAATTACAGTTCACTTTTTGATCTTATGGAAAGTGTGGTGCAGGGACCAGACCTTCTTATTTATTTAAGAAGTAGTATTCCCAATTTAGTCTCCCAAATACATAAGCGAGGCCGTGACTATGAAAATTCAATCTCTATAGATTATTTAAGCAGGTTAAACGAACGTTATGAAGCCTGGGTGCACAATTATAGTAAAGGAAATCTGTTAATAATAGATGTAGATAATATTAACTTTGTAGATAATCCCGAGGATTTGGGAGATATTATAAACCGAATTAACGCTGAGATTCACGGGTTATTTTAA
- a CDS encoding sterol desaturase family protein, translating into MESTKLKRPKHKGSPKLFENPILEKLTHTHISLPLIIFGLIAVALIYYGIIEKGFEAPVMISLFAAGLFFFTFVEYIMHRYLYHIPATSESKKKISYTMHGVHHDYPKDKSRLAMPPVLSLVIATVLFIIYRAFLGDFVFGFLAGFLIGYAAYLAVHYSVHAFKVPNNFLKTLWLHHSIHHYRESDRAFGVSSPLWDYIFQTMPRKTPASRRTAVGQSIDD; encoded by the coding sequence ATGGAATCAACTAAACTAAAAAGGCCAAAACATAAGGGTTCTCCTAAGTTATTTGAAAACCCAATTTTAGAAAAGCTTACACATACACATATATCGCTTCCGTTAATTATATTCGGATTAATTGCGGTAGCTTTAATTTATTACGGAATTATAGAGAAAGGTTTTGAAGCACCTGTAATGATAAGCCTTTTTGCCGCCGGACTCTTCTTTTTCACTTTCGTGGAATATATTATGCACCGATATCTTTACCATATCCCGGCTACCAGTGAAAGCAAGAAAAAGATCTCTTATACCATGCACGGAGTGCATCATGATTATCCAAAAGATAAATCCAGATTGGCGATGCCACCAGTGTTAAGTCTAGTGATTGCTACCGTTCTTTTTATAATTTACAGAGCGTTCCTGGGGGATTTCGTATTCGGATTTTTAGCAGGTTTTCTAATTGGCTACGCTGCATATCTCGCTGTTCACTATTCAGTACACGCTTTTAAAGTGCCAAATAACTTCTTAAAAACTTTATGGCTGCACCATAGTATTCATCACTATCGTGAATCAGATAGAGCATTTGGTGTATCTTCTCCCCTATGGGATTATATTTTTCAAACTATGCCTAGAAAAACTCCTGCCAGCAGAAGAACGGCTGTAGGGCAAAGTATTGATGATTAA
- the ligD gene encoding DNA ligase D, with translation MSLDDYKNKRNFKNTPEPGADFSTENRGRFVIQRHEATRLHYDLRLEMEGVLKSWAVPKGPSMNPKDKRLAIETEDHPVKYLDFEGTIPKGNYGAGKMQIWDKGTFKAAPKTKENLEKQWEDGNLKIVFAGAKIKGEFALVKTNRGDKKNQWLLIKKKDDFSTDLDYDAEVFTDKLSKNTVGGKVRKIKPSEFIKPMLATTGNKIFNDPDWIYELKWDGYRALANIEEGKVDLYSRNGVSFNSKFSKLIKDLEQIEHDVILDGEIVVLNKEGVPQFQALQNYDESTPGTLRFYVFDMLFLNGHSMLDLPLLERKSLLPEVLEDLEFVQYCDHIEGMGTAFYEKAMDLGMEGVIAKKADATYSPGYRTEKWLKIKAENTREVIICGYTTSEGSVFGSLIMGAYEGENLKYIGNCGTGFSSSEQKELLKKFKRIERKTSPFSEKINLKGREPIWMTPKLIAEIKYAEITKTGKLRHPVFKALREDKEPEEISAEENPENKASKAKKINKSDSGKKSGESLEIDGINVPFTNLDKIYWPDSGFQKYDLIDYYIQVSEVMLPYLKDRPQNLHRHPNGIKKQGFYQKDNEGNLPVWIETTKIYSESSEKNIEYLLCQNEATLLYMANLGCIEINPWNSCIQNLEFPDYTVIDLDPSEKNSFDEVIEVAQAAKEVLDLAEIEGFCKTSGSNGLHIYIPMESKYSYEEARDFTKLLCYYIAEKVPKLTSMDRAKKKRKDKIYLDYLQNRRGQTLASAYCSRPKPGAPVSAPLEWREVKSGLKILDFNIKNMPDRIQEKGDLFKTVLGKGVDMEFAMKNLESS, from the coding sequence ATGAGTTTAGACGATTATAAAAATAAGCGAAACTTTAAAAATACGCCTGAACCGGGCGCCGATTTTTCTACTGAAAATCGAGGTCGTTTTGTAATACAGCGGCACGAAGCTACACGTTTGCATTATGATTTGCGTTTGGAAATGGAAGGCGTTCTAAAAAGCTGGGCGGTTCCCAAAGGCCCTTCAATGAATCCCAAAGATAAACGCCTGGCGATTGAAACGGAAGATCATCCTGTAAAATATTTAGATTTTGAAGGAACAATTCCTAAAGGAAATTATGGCGCAGGGAAAATGCAAATATGGGATAAGGGAACTTTTAAAGCTGCCCCGAAAACCAAAGAAAATCTTGAAAAACAATGGGAAGATGGCAATCTAAAAATCGTATTTGCAGGAGCTAAAATTAAAGGAGAATTTGCCCTGGTGAAAACCAATCGAGGCGATAAAAAGAATCAATGGTTACTGATTAAAAAGAAAGACGATTTTTCAACCGATCTAGATTATGATGCCGAGGTTTTTACTGATAAGCTTTCAAAAAATACAGTAGGGGGAAAAGTAAGAAAAATAAAGCCTTCAGAATTTATAAAGCCTATGCTGGCTACTACTGGCAATAAAATTTTTAATGATCCCGATTGGATTTACGAATTAAAATGGGATGGATATCGCGCTTTGGCTAATATTGAAGAAGGAAAAGTAGATCTCTATTCCCGTAATGGGGTTTCGTTTAATTCAAAATTCTCAAAATTAATTAAAGATTTAGAACAAATTGAACACGACGTGATCCTTGATGGGGAAATCGTGGTGCTGAATAAAGAGGGAGTTCCGCAGTTCCAGGCTTTACAGAATTACGATGAAAGTACCCCGGGCACTTTAAGGTTTTACGTTTTTGATATGCTTTTTCTAAATGGTCATTCTATGCTGGATTTACCACTTTTAGAGCGAAAAAGTTTATTGCCTGAAGTTCTGGAAGATCTTGAATTCGTTCAGTATTGCGACCATATTGAAGGTATGGGTACCGCTTTTTATGAAAAAGCAATGGACTTAGGGATGGAAGGTGTCATCGCCAAAAAAGCCGATGCAACCTATTCTCCCGGTTATAGAACCGAAAAATGGTTAAAAATTAAGGCCGAAAATACACGGGAGGTAATTATTTGTGGGTATACTACTTCAGAAGGATCGGTTTTTGGTTCTTTAATTATGGGCGCTTATGAAGGTGAGAATTTAAAATATATAGGAAACTGCGGCACGGGTTTTTCAAGTTCGGAGCAAAAAGAATTACTGAAAAAATTCAAAAGGATTGAAAGAAAAACATCTCCTTTTTCAGAAAAAATCAATTTAAAGGGCAGGGAACCTATTTGGATGACCCCCAAATTAATTGCCGAAATTAAATATGCAGAAATCACTAAAACCGGCAAATTACGTCATCCGGTTTTTAAGGCTTTGCGAGAAGATAAAGAACCCGAAGAAATTTCAGCAGAAGAAAACCCCGAAAATAAGGCTTCAAAAGCAAAGAAGATCAATAAATCTGATTCCGGGAAAAAATCTGGTGAAAGCCTGGAAATTGATGGTATAAATGTGCCGTTTACCAATTTGGATAAAATTTACTGGCCAGATTCCGGCTTTCAAAAATATGATCTTATTGATTATTATATACAGGTTTCAGAAGTGATGCTGCCTTATTTAAAAGATCGTCCGCAGAATTTACATCGACACCCAAACGGAATTAAAAAGCAAGGATTTTATCAAAAAGACAACGAAGGAAATTTGCCCGTCTGGATAGAAACCACCAAAATTTATTCGGAATCTTCAGAAAAAAATATTGAGTATTTGCTTTGTCAAAATGAAGCCACACTATTATATATGGCGAATTTGGGTTGTATAGAAATTAATCCCTGGAATTCCTGCATTCAAAATCTCGAATTTCCAGATTATACCGTTATAGATTTAGACCCTTCCGAAAAAAATTCTTTTGATGAGGTAATTGAAGTTGCACAGGCTGCAAAAGAGGTGCTGGATTTAGCCGAAATTGAAGGTTTTTGTAAAACCTCGGGTAGCAACGGACTTCATATTTATATACCCATGGAATCAAAATATTCTTATGAAGAGGCCCGGGATTTTACCAAATTACTTTGTTATTATATTGCTGAGAAAGTACCAAAATTAACCAGCATGGATAGGGCTAAAAAGAAACGAAAAGATAAAATTTACCTCGATTATTTACAGAATCGTAGAGGGCAAACTTTAGCCTCAGCTTATTGCTCAAGGCCAAAACCTGGTGCGCCTGTTTCAGCCCCTTTGGAATGGAGAGAAGTGAAAAGCGGACTCAAAATATTAGATTTCAATATTAAAAATATGCCAGATAGAATTCAGGAAAAAGGCGATTTATTTAAAACGGTTTTAGGGAAAGGAGTTGATATGGAATTCGCGATGAAAAACCTGGAATCTTCCTAA
- a CDS encoding Ku protein encodes MRSIWNGSISFGLVSIPVKLYSASESRKLDLDMLDRHDNARIRYKRVNEDTGKEVEWKDIVKGFKQDDEDYVVLEKEDFENANLKKSKTIDIEEFVAEDDVAEVLYKKPYFLEPQKEGGKSYNLLRDALKKTGKLGVATFVMRQKEHLSLVGVYDKALVLHVIRFSDEIRETKDLKLPKTKVAKKEVDMAISLIEQYTTEFDPDKFKDVYNDQLMKIIESKSTGKKPKPQKFKEEPTQAKDLMAKLKASLDKKKKSKAS; translated from the coding sequence ATGAGATCTATATGGAATGGCTCTATTAGCTTCGGACTGGTTTCAATCCCGGTGAAATTATATTCTGCTTCAGAAAGCAGAAAACTAGATCTCGATATGCTGGATAGGCACGATAATGCGAGAATACGGTACAAGCGTGTAAATGAAGATACAGGCAAAGAAGTAGAATGGAAAGATATTGTAAAAGGTTTTAAGCAGGATGATGAAGATTACGTAGTTCTGGAAAAAGAAGATTTTGAAAATGCCAACCTCAAAAAAAGTAAAACTATAGATATTGAAGAATTTGTTGCCGAAGATGATGTAGCTGAAGTCCTCTATAAAAAGCCTTATTTCCTGGAACCGCAAAAAGAAGGAGGCAAATCCTATAATTTATTGCGCGACGCCTTAAAGAAAACCGGGAAACTTGGGGTAGCTACATTTGTAATGCGCCAAAAAGAACATTTAAGTTTGGTAGGGGTGTATGACAAAGCACTGGTACTGCACGTGATTCGGTTTTCTGATGAAATTAGGGAAACTAAAGATCTGAAACTGCCAAAAACCAAAGTGGCCAAAAAGGAGGTGGATATGGCAATCTCCTTAATTGAACAATATACTACCGAATTTGATCCTGATAAGTTCAAAGATGTGTATAATGATCAGTTGATGAAAATCATTGAATCTAAAAGCACCGGCAAGAAACCCAAGCCGCAAAAATTTAAGGAAGAACCTACCCAGGCTAAAGACCTCATGGCGAAATTAAAGGCCAGTCTTGATAAAAAGAAAAAGTCTAAAGCATCCTAA
- the fabD gene encoding ACP S-malonyltransferase, whose product MNAYIFPGQGAQFSGMGLDLFEKSAKAQELFQKANAILGFSITDIMFEGSAEDLKQTRVTQPAVFLHSVILSKVLGDDFKPDMVAGHSLGELSALVANNVLSFEDGLKLVYKRAMAMQEACELEPSTMAAVLGLEDEIVEAVCAETEGTVVAANYNCPGQLVISGDIKSVEAACESLKERGAKRAMMLPVGGAFHSPLMEPARKELAAAIENTTFNTPTCPIYQNVSTFAVTDPEEIKKNLVFQLTAPVKWTQSVQNMIKDGAKSFTEVGPGKVLQGLVKKIDRQMETASASI is encoded by the coding sequence ATGAACGCATATATTTTTCCCGGCCAGGGAGCGCAGTTTTCAGGAATGGGTTTAGACCTTTTCGAAAAATCTGCTAAAGCACAGGAACTTTTTCAAAAAGCCAATGCTATATTGGGCTTTTCAATTACCGATATTATGTTTGAAGGATCTGCTGAAGATCTTAAGCAAACCAGGGTTACACAACCGGCTGTATTTTTACATTCTGTAATTTTGAGCAAGGTTTTGGGCGACGATTTTAAACCAGATATGGTGGCCGGTCATTCCCTTGGGGAACTTTCTGCCCTGGTAGCAAATAATGTGCTTTCTTTTGAAGACGGATTAAAATTGGTTTATAAACGCGCAATGGCAATGCAGGAAGCTTGCGAACTGGAACCATCTACCATGGCAGCCGTTTTAGGCCTGGAAGACGAGATTGTTGAAGCCGTTTGTGCTGAAACCGAAGGAACCGTGGTGGCAGCAAATTATAACTGTCCCGGCCAATTAGTGATTTCTGGTGATATAAAATCTGTGGAAGCCGCTTGTGAAAGCTTAAAAGAGCGCGGAGCAAAAAGAGCCATGATGTTACCAGTAGGTGGTGCTTTCCATTCTCCTTTAATGGAACCGGCCAGAAAAGAACTTGCCGCGGCTATTGAAAATACAACTTTCAATACTCCAACTTGCCCTATTTATCAGAACGTAAGCACTTTTGCTGTCACAGATCCTGAAGAGATTAAGAAAAACCTGGTTTTTCAATTAACCGCACCGGTGAAATGGACACAAAGTGTTCAAAATATGATTAAAGATGGTGCAAAAAGTTTTACTGAAGTTGGTCCCGGTAAGGTTTTACAGGGATTAGTAAAAAAGATTGACAGGCAAATGGAAACTGCTTCTGCTTCAATTTAA
- a CDS encoding pyridoxamine 5'-phosphate oxidase family protein: protein MSTENLNNKEALSKMKSMVNDIKTCMFVTDFGNKPLSAVPMTTKEVDKEGNIWFFSRLDSDHNGDIAKDDDVQLLYSDTSDMEFISIYGKASIETNEAVLKEFYGKMDDAWFNGVDDPNLTAIKVVPKEAYFWDNKQNKFVTFLKIGSAAVTGDKNTDIGEKGKLNL, encoded by the coding sequence ATGAGTACTGAAAATTTGAATAATAAAGAGGCTTTGTCTAAAATGAAGTCTATGGTAAATGACATTAAAACCTGTATGTTCGTTACAGACTTTGGTAATAAACCATTAAGCGCTGTACCTATGACTACCAAAGAAGTAGATAAAGAAGGAAATATCTGGTTCTTTAGCAGGTTAGATAGTGATCACAATGGCGATATTGCTAAAGATGATGATGTGCAACTTTTGTATAGTGACACCTCAGATATGGAGTTTATTAGCATCTATGGTAAAGCCAGTATTGAAACCAATGAAGCTGTTCTAAAAGAATTCTACGGAAAAATGGACGATGCCTGGTTTAATGGGGTAGATGATCCTAATTTAACCGCGATTAAAGTGGTTCCTAAAGAAGCTTATTTTTGGGATAATAAGCAGAATAAATTTGTGACTTTCCTAAAAATAGGATCGGCAGCAGTAACCGGCGATAAAAATACAGATATTGGTGAAAAAGGGAAACTAAACCTTTAA
- a CDS encoding App1 family protein → MKKRIRKLAGRYKLIEQVLVTPYRSYGTKSHLYIKGRILDNEPLKITKDANIFKTIKTTYKQFDTFEIPDAQIDLSLPGKVQASTKTDAEGFFLFDDFIQEDLAEHADEEGWLNYDLYYKGPMGKKTELLEDPFKGEFLIPDPTAEYGVISDIDDTILQTGVTSFLKLRLLKNSLLTNAYNRIPLKGASEFYQKLHTGRDGTPNNPIFYLSNSPWNLYEYLKLFLDHNAFPKGPILLRQFRTPFDGSIKPEKPHKQKEIANILKTYPDMNFILIGDSGEHDASIYTEIAAQYPDRILAIYLRSVKHKKQMSRVRSIIDDFETTPVLMVETSQEAVEHAKEHGFI, encoded by the coding sequence ATGAAGAAAAGAATACGAAAACTCGCCGGTAGGTATAAATTAATAGAACAGGTTTTAGTTACTCCTTACAGAAGCTATGGAACCAAATCTCACCTTTATATAAAAGGCCGCATTTTAGATAATGAGCCGCTTAAGATTACTAAAGATGCCAATATTTTTAAAACCATAAAAACCACTTATAAGCAGTTTGACACTTTTGAAATTCCCGATGCACAAATAGATCTTAGTTTACCAGGAAAAGTGCAGGCGAGCACTAAAACTGATGCGGAGGGTTTCTTTTTATTTGATGATTTTATTCAGGAAGACCTGGCAGAACATGCTGATGAAGAAGGCTGGCTGAATTATGACCTTTATTATAAAGGACCCATGGGTAAGAAAACGGAATTACTGGAAGATCCTTTTAAGGGAGAGTTTTTAATTCCCGATCCCACGGCAGAATATGGGGTGATTAGTGATATAGACGATACTATTTTACAAACCGGAGTTACTTCGTTTTTGAAACTTAGGCTGCTAAAAAACTCTTTGCTTACCAACGCTTATAACAGAATTCCCTTAAAAGGAGCTTCTGAATTTTATCAAAAACTGCATACGGGTAGGGACGGTACCCCCAATAATCCCATATTTTATTTAAGTAACAGCCCCTGGAATCTATATGAATACCTTAAATTATTTCTAGATCATAATGCATTTCCAAAAGGACCAATTTTGTTGCGACAGTTTAGAACACCCTTTGATGGTAGTATAAAGCCTGAAAAGCCACATAAACAAAAGGAGATCGCTAATATTTTAAAAACCTATCCCGACATGAATTTTATTCTTATTGGAGATAGTGGAGAGCACGATGCCTCGATTTATACAGAAATTGCGGCCCAATATCCTGATAGGATTCTTGCTATTTATCTTAGAAGTGTAAAGCATAAGAAACAGATGAGCCGGGTGCGCAGTATTATTGATGATTTTGAAACCACCCCGGTTCTAATGGTTGAAACTTCCCAGGAAGCTGTGGAGCACGCTAAAGAGCACGGGTTTATTTAG
- a CDS encoding Rho termination factor N-terminal domain-containing protein translates to MAKDHGPSIKNDEQYEELRDEGMSKSKAARIANDSNSGEKGGKADKYEERTKEELYEKAQEIGIEGRSDMTKDELIKALRNH, encoded by the coding sequence ATGGCTAAAGATCATGGACCATCAATTAAAAATGATGAACAGTACGAGGAACTTAGGGATGAAGGAATGAGTAAGTCTAAAGCAGCCAGAATTGCTAACGATTCTAATTCTGGAGAGAAAGGCGGAAAAGCCGATAAATATGAGGAACGTACCAAAGAAGAACTTTACGAGAAAGCCCAGGAAATTGGAATTGAAGGACGAAGTGATATGACTAAAGATGAATTAATAAAAGCCCTTAGAAACCACTAA